Part of the Polyodon spathula isolate WHYD16114869_AA chromosome 18, ASM1765450v1, whole genome shotgun sequence genome, CCAAccttgtctctgccagaacaaaataaaaacaaaataacaaaactaacgcGGCTAtgccatcatttaaaaatatacaaattcccaaaacaataagaaaaacacacagcgcttcgccatcatacatataaacaataaacaaataaatcataatacaaaacacaaaataaattgcacaggggtggagggggaaaccctgttctaaaaataactgtacagggctgctcgccctgttacatacgtaaagcacagcacacatggccccaacggccacctcccccctcagtctcaatgtcccggaagagggggaGCACAGtgtccatgggggtggccatggtgggaggtccttcaccccccacttcttcatggctggcagctccctcttctggggcttcCGCCACACACTCTCCGGCAATGAAAATGCTGCGGGTGGGagttggtctcctgaccttcccctcCTTCTCTGTTTCCAACAGCTCCCCTTTGTGGAGCTCCGGCCACCCAATTTCCTTCCGcaaaagtgcggctgggggagctggtctcctgaccaaacagcctcccccccttcttcatggctggcagcGCCCTCTGGTGGGTGACCGGTCTCACTGCAatagggggagctggtctcctgacctctccccccttctttgtagctggcAGCCCTCTTTTCTGAGGCGCTGGCCCCGGTGCTTCTTGCGGTCCTGTAGGACTaggaccccaggcgaagcagaccCCTCAGAGACCCTGGGAAAAACGGAGGAGAGACAGGCACTCCCAGGCGATACGGGACCTTCAGCacccccaggcgaagcgggaccttcggcaaccccaggcaaagcgggaccctcCGCAACCCTTGGGGatatacaatggctctcaaaagtattcacccaccttggacttttccacattttactgtgctacaacatggaatcaaaatgtctctaccagctttgcacatctggacactgcaatttttgctcattcttctttgcaaaattgatcaagctctgtcaaattggatggggacctttggtgaacagcaattttcaactctttccacatattctcaattggattgaggtccgagctttgactgggccacaccaggacattgacctttttgtttttaagccactccagtgtcgctttgactgcatgtttggggtcattgtcctgctgaaagatgaatcttctcccaagtcccaggtctcttgcagacttcagctggttttcttccaggatttctctgtactttgctgcattcattttgccctctatcttcacaagatttccaggccctgacacaaagaagcatccccatagcatgatgctgccaccaccattcacGGTAGAGATGGTGTTGTCAGGataatgtgcagtgttaggcttgtgccaaacatagtgcttagcgttgaggccaaaaagcaaactctagccgagatttgatgcgagttctttttaacaatggctttctttttgccactctcccataaaggccagttttgtgaagcacccaggctatttttgatgtatgcagtgtctcccagctcagccatggaagactgtaactcctttagagttgccatagacctcttggtggcctccctgactagtgcccttcttgcccggataatCCGGTTTTGAAgacgacctgttctagacagattcacagttgtgccatattctctccatttcttaataatggactttactgtgctctgggggatattcaatgccttggaaatgttcttatatcctacccgactGTTGcgtttgaagaaccttattccagatttgctttgaatgttccttcgtcttcatgatgtagtttttgttaggaaatgtactaaccaactatgggacctcccacagacagttgtatttaacctgaaatcatgtgaaacaccttaattgcacacaggtggactccattcaactaattatgtggcttctaaagacaattggttgcaccagagcttatttaggtgagTCATgggaaagggggtgaatacttatgcaatcaattattttcaattttatatttgtaactaatttagaacaatttgtagattttattttgattccatgttgtaacacaataaaatgtggaaaagtccaaggagggtgaatacttttgatagCCACTGTAAGAgtcacaggcagccccaggtgatgcggagcagcaggcagccccaggcaatgtctgtttaattgttaaactgcgtatcagcgccttcaccattccaaaacctgtgttctgagtcggttcctgttctggtctgacgtcacccactgcagccgtctttgtgacactcagtCATAACAATGTCAGCAAAAGCGAGTTAGCCCATTCTTTGGTCTTAGACTGAAGTCAGCTTTGTGTATACGGCCCCAGAAATACAACAAATGCTACTTGTGCTGGTTTTAGACCAGCACTATACTTGATTTGttctgtgtctgtctctttattttggccactgtgctgtttttgtttgtaccgctgttttgtgtttgtttaaatctttgttttattattaaaactcaCGTATCAGCACTTCCATACCCCAGTACCGTGTTCGTCTCCTCCCTGGTCTGACCCGCAACTCATCTTGCAACAATCATGAACTAAGATAGtaaatgttaaataaagtttaatactcattttaaattaattattttataagatatacaagtgttttttgttttttttcatcttgtAAAATGGCGTTTACTTTATTGCAGATAGTTCAtacgtttacaaaaaaaatgtcaacgtGGTAGCCTAAGTTACCAGATTAACTTAGTTTATAAATCTTGATGAATCCCTCCTTATTAGTCAATATAAGCTGTCCAAAGGCACTACAAGTTATTAATTTAGGTCTGAATGCCTGAAATCTGAAATTTACCACCTCTTTCAAATACTTTCCTTTGGGCGAAAGCTGAATGATCCTCCCACTTTCTACAGCATATATATTGTCCCTGTGGTCAACACAGACACTGAAAGGGGCAAATTGATCAGAGCCAGCTGACGTACACACATTGATGATCTCTCCTGTCTTTGTGAAAACCACTATACATTTCTTAGCAGTGTCTGTAACGATAAACTCTTCTCTGCTGTTGACTGCCAGAAACATGAACTTCCCAATGCCATAATCTTTAGGTCTAACTCTGTCCACGACCAAGCCTTTGGGATCATATAGAGACAAGGTGCATAATGTCCCTTCACTCACAGCTATGTACTTGCCCTTGTATGAGGCAATGGGATAACTGGCCTGTGACCCACggaaattgtttatttgaattatatcCCTGTCTTCTGTGATCTTATAAAGCTTTGTTcctgaagaaaaataaactgtatcccCACAGACAGTGACACTGCAAGGGCAGCATTCCTCCGATACAGAAATGTTACCTAATGTCTTCCCATTGTGCCTAAATTTCTTTACAACCGAGTTACTCTCATCAGCAATGACAATATCCCCGTTTTTGAAGTTGGCAATGCCTGTTATGTTTGTAGTGTATTCCTCTTCTGTATCTTCTGtgttaaatgaacaaacaaaggTGGCCATCTCAGCAAGTGTCTGAACAGTCATCTGAGGTTCTGGTTTGATGTCAGTTGCAACCACTGTTGGAGGATTTCCTGAACTATTGCAATGGGGTTCAAATCTCaactgaaacatttgttttacaatgctCTCCTTGTTCACGCCTTCCTTTAAAACCAGATATGGCATTTTCCCTTCAGGTGCTGGGATGTTGATATCCTGAAGTCTTTTAATGTGACTCTGAATCAAGCCTTCCAGCTGGAGAATTTCATAATCTTTCCCCATTTCCATGACCTTCCTGGAGAAGTCCTTGGTGCTCTGAGCTGAGTCCATGTGACTCTGGAGAGTCTCTCTAATGCACAGGTAGCTCTTCTCCTGCTGTTGAACAAAATCTGACAGTTCTTTACAAATAGAATCCTTTTCAGCATAGAGCTGTTCTACAAGCAGAGAGATGTACTTTGAGACACAGTCCTGGATAGTGCTTTGGGATTCCTTTAGTTGTCCTATCATGGAGTCCACAGCCTCTTCTTGCTGGCCAATGCTTTTTATGTTGTTGTCCAAGCTGCTGATCAGACCCTCTACCTGAGGCTTCCTGGCTTTGACAGCATCAGCCATGAACAGGATGTCGTGTGAAAAGTGCTCCAGCATGCGACAGTCCCTGCAGATGGGTATGGAGCAGGTGTTGCAGTAAAACCTCAGTGTGTCCTGGTGGCTGTGACAGTGCTGCTCCTGCCTGAGTCGGGCCTCTTTATCATACCTCCCCGCGGTGTAGTCCTGCAGGCTCACCACTGTGTGGGAGAGGGTGAGCTTGGAGCAGCAGTGGCCCTCGGCACAGGCACGGCACAGGAAGTCAGCGCAGTCAAGGCAGCGGGATGAGACAGCTTCCGGACTCTGCTttaaggacacacacacagagcagaccGCCTCCTTGTTCCTCTTGGACTCAAACAGGTCCAGAAGGCCGTTTATAAAGAAGTTGGCTTTGATGTTTCTGATGTTGCCTTGAACGCATGTCTCTGTTCGGCACTCAGGGCAGCAGATACAGCCTTTCCCTTTCTCCAACAGCTTCTCCAGACACTGCTCACAGTAGGAGTGCAGGCAGGGCAGGATCCGTGGAGACTTGTACAGCTCAAAGCAGATATTACACTTTAGAAACTCTTCTTCTATCAACTCAGAAAGTGGGGGATCTGCAGCTGCCATGGTTCTGTTACAGTGCCCtggaaatagaaatgtaaagatAAGAGACCATGACAAGTaagcactgtgacagagatcgaatgacgcttgttgttagatctccctcccgacctgagaggttactagataaagggagcagagcaCCCTGGACTAACTTTATTCATGtaggtaggtggaagtcggccagctagaaaagggactgagccacagtacccaaactcaatgacccaaacaggaaacggcgtggcatctgcggattaGAAAAGcagatgtgctcgttaaccaaggggtttTGAGTGAGGGTACAAAATAGGGGTGCAgaaaagtaatctgctcctttgtaaatggttggagttaaCCTAAAATGAGTAAACTTATTGCTgagaactgtgtgtgtttgttttgtgtttgtaaagtgtcggctgCAACTGTTGTTTGACTATcagtaacatgatccagagctggagtacaagccagcattaacccggacatcacttttcaccccagcacTTCACAGAGTACTataatcaccactagcacttaaattcactcactgtcttgcgtttgtgtttcgtgtttagtgtgggtgtttggAAAATCTGGACGTTTGGTTGTTGGTCAAACCTGGCATTACAGTTATGAGTGCTAAACGcggctgtatcactccagcatttattattacaggcgtttgccttagggctctggacattgttattattatcaatgaaCACCCCtgtacctgaaagcaattgtctttGTGATTAATCCgttctgcactgcactcacctgtatccactcaacactttgccacagatacTTACACATGCAATCTGACACTTTTTGCTCATTCTAATTCAAAACGGATTATATTACTTGGTTTTAATGTCAGTGCCACATTGTGGTAGGCCACCTTACCGTGTAATCTACATCTTTCTATTCTAATTACTACTGCTAGAAACGAGGTTACATTCAGAAGAATAAAGTcagtatttatatttcattttcctGAGGAGGAGAGAGCGTGCATAGAGTGgaagtttaatatattttgtcagttttaatttttattttaaataaaagctccTTCTTTGGTAAATATgtgacagaaacaaaaacaaaataaaagtttagcacattttgtaaaaaaaaaaaaaaaaaaaaaatctgcaaaaaaaaaaaattctaaaagtattttggaaaaagaaaaatggctaattattacaaaatgtttagAATGTACAAATTAGGGAATGGCCCCATTCTTCACATGGCTGTTGGCAGGGATGGATTCAACCCCACCGCTACCAAACCTACACCTTTCTTTACATCAATCTTTCTTTACAAACTGCACGCTATGTACACGTCCTGCCACAGTCACCAACAGGTACATATAAATGTGATAACTGTTCAATGCCAATATACAGAATACAAAAGTCTTTAATCATCCTACAAatggtaaaacaataaaaatgaaaggtTTAACTAATTGCTGTATAACTAATGTAATTTATAAGATAAGCTGCCCATGTGGAACAGGCTACATTGGTGAAACTGAGAATGAAGCTTATAAAAGAATAAATCGCGGAGCACAAAAGCACAATTCGTGGGGATTGGAAAAATGAAACTAGGACCTAGAGGGATTATATAAATTGgattaaaaaacattgcaattttTGTTGGATTCACATTTGTCAAAGTTTAAAGCCAAAAGGTTTATTAAGATTTTAACTTAAGATTTTTTGTCGGTAaatgcactccacgtggagtagACAATGGGCTtattgccggttcgagtccaggctatttcacgGCCGGCCATGAATGGGAGTTctcagggggtggtgcacaattggcaaAGCGCCGCCCAtagtggggagggcttaggtgggccagggtgtcctcggctcaccgcacacaaGCAGCCCCTGTAGGCTGGACGGGTGCCTACCTGCCTGCCTACAAGTGGCAGCAGcgtaaaggaatatccactagaaagtgtCCTGGGGGCATCGGACGATTCTAGGGCAGAGGTTGCCAAAGTGCAGCCCACAAGGACGTTTGGTGTGGCCCCCCCAAAGCCTGCCCTCAACCAAATTTTCTGactgtttactttatttttacattttctgaaaatgttcGTAAAAAATTGCGCATGTAATTTGGGGGAAATTAATAGcaatcaaagttcataaaaattccataacatacatttttttacatgttttggatcagatcTGGACCCTCTTaagccaattttattaattaagttgttacggtcattatatgtgcactgtccctttaaacctATAGTGCACAGTAGAGTTGCCgtactgaaggaaaataacatggaaccttctcagaaaagaaaaagcacttatacttttcttacattattattttgtcatctcCTATCGCTTTTGATGGGGGAAGATGCTCAAAGACTGTGACATCAAGACGTTAAGGTACCATCCAAATAGCATTAGATTAcgcagctgaagtagctagctagcttctgtaatgttaacagagcacCTGCAAGAAACGTTACGAttcaggatacaggcactttttctgtttcagattttatttgattattttaagagcaaaactgtattcagcttcaactacattgggaaaatgctctttgtacagtattgtagtttcggtgttcaacttggatctcTTGTTAGGGAAAGTATTACAGTAGGAACAGTaccggctacagtttaaaattgttactgttacatttcttttttgtacagcgTTTCTGAATAAGACTGCAGTAGCTAGTAAGATGTTACGTAGCAATTGTATGTAAGTGCATAAAAAGCGTCATTGGAATGgcataatttatgaataattactGCTGCACTTAAAATAGAAATGTGCAATTCtgtattcagaaagaaaaaataaataaaaacatcaaggtaaaatacagtaacctctgttttatttctgcacatttactatggaaatagctctaaatgtccacaccatgaggcaatttacataatttgtttaattcaaattttgTACAACGCAAGctatttgtatggtccccagagatttgaattaagcggAGTTCAttgtacatacattcagctcttagtgaagtggttagttgtacaagtcaagatgcattctgcctcactactgaagaataacccacaaaagagtttaattggt contains:
- the LOC121294166 gene encoding E3 ubiquitin-protein ligase TRIM56-like produces the protein MAAADPPLSELIEEEFLKCNICFELYKSPRILPCLHSYCEQCLEKLLEKGKGCICCPECRTETCVQGNIRNIKANFFINGLLDLFESKRNKEAVCSVCVSLKQSPEAVSSRCLDCADFLCRACAEGHCCSKLTLSHTVVSLQDYTAGRYDKEARLRQEQHCHSHQDTLRFYCNTCSIPICRDCRMLEHFSHDILFMADAVKARKPQVEGLISSLDNNIKSIGQQEEAVDSMIGQLKESQSTIQDCVSKYISLLVEQLYAEKDSICKELSDFVQQQEKSYLCIRETLQSHMDSAQSTKDFSRKVMEMGKDYEILQLEGLIQSHIKRLQDINIPAPEGKMPYLVLKEGVNKESIVKQMFQLRFEPHCNSSGNPPTVVATDIKPEPQMTVQTLAEMATFVCSFNTEDTEEEYTTNITGIANFKNGDIVIADESNSVVKKFRHNGKTLGNISVSEECCPCSVTVCGDTVYFSSGTKLYKITEDRDIIQINNFRGSQASYPIASYKGKYIAVSEGTLCTLSLYDPKGLVVDRVRPKDYGIGKFMFLAVNSREEFIVTDTAKKCIVVFTKTGEIINVCTSAGSDQFAPFSVCVDHRDNIYAVESGRIIQLSPKGKYLKEVVNFRFQAFRPKLITCSAFGQLILTNKEGFIKIYKLS